From the Rhizomicrobium palustre genome, the window GAGGCCAAGGCGGCGGAATCTGCGCTGAAACTGCATGCCGATGTTTTCAAGCTCTCATTCGATGCCATCATCCTGTGGCGCCTGGATTCGACCATCGAGGCATGGAATTCCGGTGCCGAGATGCTTTATGGCTTTTCGGAAGCTGAAGCTGTGGGCCGGGTCACTCATGATCTTCTGCAAACCATTCATCCCATTCCCTGGCTGAAGATCCGCGCTGCGCTGTTGGAGAAAGGCTTCTGGCAGGGCGAGCTGCGTCACCGCACGCGTGATGGCAGAGAGGTGATTGTCTCCGCCCGCAAGCAGTTGATGCGTGGCGTAGACGGCATTGCGCGCGTGATCGAAACCAATCGCGATGTCACGGAGCAAAAGTGCTCAGAAGAAGCCTTACGCCGCTCGGAAGAGCGCTATCGCTTGTTGCATGACAGCATGCGCGACGCCTTTGTGCAGACCTCGCTTGATGGAAAAATTCTGGACCTCAACGAGACCTATTGCCAGATGCTGGGCTACAGCGCGGAGGAGCTGCGCGCGAAAACCTACCAGGATCTGACGCCGGAGCGCTGGCATGCTGTCGATGAATCACAGGTCACCGGCGCGGTACTGACACGCGGTTACTCCGACGTCTATGAAAAGGAATACCGCCGCAAGGATGGCAGCATCATTCCGGTTGAGTTGCGGGTAAATGTGGCTACGGATGTGCATGGTAATCCCGAGTCGCTCTGGGCGATCGTTCGGGACCTTTCGGAAAAGAGGCACTTTTCGAGAAACATCGACCGCATGCGGACCGAGCTTGCGCATGTTGGCCGCCTCAGTGAGCTTGGCCAGGTGTCGGCGGGTATAGCCCATGAGCTCAATCAGCCGCTCGCCGCGATGATGAATTATTCCAGCCTCGCCAAGCGCCTCATTTCCTCCGGCGGGAAGAAGGAGCTGGTGCGGGCGCAGTCGGCGATTTCCAAGGCAGTGGGGCAGGCGCAGCGTGCGAGCGAGATCATCCGGCGAATGCGCGGCTTCATCGAGCATCGCGAAACCAAGCGCAAAGACGAGAGCGTCAACGCGATTGTAGAAGAGGCCTTGGCGCTGGGCCTGATTGGCACCCATGGCGAAGGCATCGCGCCGATATTGGAACTGGCGCCGGATTTGCCATCTGTATTTGTCGATCGCCTGCAAGTGCAGCAGGTGCTGGTCAATCTGTTGCGCAACGCGGTGGAAGCCATGGGCGAGTCACCGCGGCGCGAGCTTGTTCTTTCCACCGGCCGCAACAGCCATGGTGAGGTGGAAGTTGCAGTGCGCGATAGCGGCCACGGCATTCCGCAAGAAACCTTACGCAAACTCTTCATGCCCTTCTTCACCACCAAGCCGGGTGGCATGGGCATCGGCTTGTTGATCAGCCAATCCATTGTGGAAGCCCATGGCGGACAGATCACGGTGGAGAGCGAGGAGGGCAAAGGCTCGGTCTTCCGCTTCACCTTGCCAGCCGGAACAGCATAAGCAACGGAAACATGCCCCGCGCAAAAAATTCAGCGACGCGGGAACGGCATAGGCTTAGCACCGTTCTTTCCCTGTAAGATGGGACGATCGAAAGAGAAGACCGCTTACAAAGAGACGGCAAGGTTCTGATCCCTGAAAAAGATCGAACCTTGCCGTTTCATTATGCGCTGAACGGGGTGGCGGCTTCGCGCGTTGTGGCTGCTGAAGCCAACAGAGCAGGGAACGCCATGGACCGTGACGAGCATATTCGCAACCGCGCCCACAGCATTTGGGAATCCGAAGGCCGCCCCCATGGCCGCGATGTCGAACATTGGCAGCGGGCGAGCCGCGAACTCGATGGCCATAAAGGTGATGGCCTCGGCTCAGAGCAGTCACCGGGAGAGGTTTCGCCAAGCGGCACGCTGACCGGCAGCCATCCGCCTGCGGCCACGCCGACGGGGCGCGATCCCAAAGGCACCACGCCACCGGATGCTGATGCTGGCGCGCTGGCAGGCGATCCTGTGTCTGGCCTTAGTGATATTCCCGACCGGATGGCGGTGGATGATCTGAAAATCGATGGTCCTGGTCCCAGCGACAACCAGCCCGCCACGGGGCGGAGCAAGCTGGTGGGGAGCTGACAGCTAGCTGCGAACAATTCCCGCATAGCTTGAAATCCTACCCTCCACCTCCCACCTCTTTTCTGTGGTGCAAGTGGAAGGTGGCAGATTGGATCGGGCGAATATCTTGCCGGATATGATTTTAGAGGCGCTGGCGCGAAAGCGTCCGCGCCCGCTCGCCATTGGCAAATTGGGTGCGGGGGTATCCCCCCTCCCTGCGACGCCCCATAACAATTATCTTGCGCGCAAGAATACCTCGCCGCAGCCCGGCCGCCACCCTGGGGCGCCAAAGCGCAATCGCAACGCCGCCAAGAAAATCTCGCCCTTGGAGGCGAAAATCCTGGCCCATATCGCCCGTTGCAAGGCGGTGATCGCGCGTGTGGAGGCCGAAATCGCGGCCCAAGCGGGCGCAAACCCCCGCCGCCACGTCTTCGTTTATGAGGTTTATGAGGGGGGCAAGCTGGTCCGCCACCGCGAAAGGATCATCGATCTGCCGCCTCGCGCCAAGCCGCCGGAATCGCAAACTCCCGCGTGCCATTCACGGCAGGATCGGCTAGACGGTGCCCATGCCCGCACCACTTCTGACTCTCCAAGATGTCCGCCTCACCATCGGCACGAGCCCGCTTCTGGATGGCGCCGAACTTTTCGTCGAACCTGGCGATCGCATTTGCCTTGTCGGCCGCAATGGCTCGGGCAAATCGACCTTGCTCAAGATCGCCGCTGGCATGCTGGAGCCAGATGCGGGCCGCCGCTTCGCCCAGCCGGGCGCGACCATCCGTTATCTGCCGCAAGAGCCGGACCTCTCGGGCTATCCCGATGCCTTCCATTATGTGGCGGCGGGTCTGTCGCCGGGCGATGGCGAGGCGCGGGCGCATTATCTTTTGGGCAAGCTGGGCCTGACCGGCGAGGAAGACGTCACCACGCTGTCGGGCGGGCAGGCGCGCCGTGCGGCCTTGGCGCGGGTATTGGCGCCGCGCCCCGATATTCTCCTGCTCGACGAGCCGACCAACCATCTCGATCTTCCCGCCATCGAATGGCTGCAGGAGGAACTTGAATCCATGCCGGGCGCGCTGGTCCTCATCAGCCATGACCGGCGCTTCCTCACCGATTTGTCGCGCGCCACTATCTGGCTCGATCGCGGCAAGACGCGGCGCACCGATCGCGGCTTTGGCATTTTTGAGTCCTGGCGCGATCAGCTTTTGGAAGAAGAAGAACGCGACCGCCAGAAGCTGAACCGCAAGATCGCGGCGGAGGAACATTGGGTCCGCTATGGCGTCACCGCGCGGCGCAAGCGCAATGTCCGCCGCATGGCGGGTCTCGCCGAACTGCGCCAGCAGAAGCGTGAAGCCCGCCGCCAATTGGGTCAGGTGAATTTCCAGGTCTCGGAAGCCGCCAATGCGGGCACGCGGGTGATCGAAGCCAACAACATCAGCAAAGCCTACGGCGACAAGCAGGTGGTGAAGGATTTCTCCACCCGCATCCTGCGTGGCGACCGCATCGGCCTCATCGGCGCCAATGGCGCGGGCAAGACGACGCTGCTCAATTTGCTCACCGGGCGGCTGAAGCCGGATAGCGGCTTTGTGCAGCTCGGCACCAATCTGGTGCTGGTGAATTTGGATCAGACCCGCACATTGTTGGATTCGACGGCCAGCCTGAAAGAAGTGCTCACCGATGGGCGCGGCGATCGCGTGGAAGTGGGCGGCGAATGGCGCCACGTCACAAGCTATATGAAGGATTTTCTCTTCACCCCGGAACAAGCGGGTACGTCCGTCAATGTGCTGTCTGGTGGCGAGCGGGCGCGGCTTTTGCTGGCCAAGGTTCTTGCGAAACCCGGCAATCTTCTGGTGCTGGACGAACCGACCAACGATCTGGATCTGGAAACCCTCGACCTTCTGGAAGAGATGATCGACGATTATCCGGGTACGGTGCTTCTCGTCAGCCATGATCGCGACTTTTTGGATCGCACCGTAACTGCGGTGCTGTTTGCGGAAGGCAATGGCAGCTTCACCGAATATGCGGGCGGCTATAGCGATATGATGGCCCAGCGCGGCGGCGGTGTCGAAGCCACGCGTCTGGAAAAAGCCGAGAAGAAAGAAAAAGCCGTCCCGCGTGTGAAAGCAGATGCCCCCAAGCGCAAACTCTCTTTCAATGAGAAGCATGCCTTGGAAAAGCTGCCGGGCGAGATCGATAAGCTGACGGCGCAAATCGACAAGCTGCAATCCCAGCTCAACGATCCCAAGGCCTATCAGGATTCCAAGAAATTCGCAGAACTCACGGCTGCCCTGGGGAAGGCAGAGGCTGAGCGCTCCGCTGCTGAGGATCGCTGGCTGGAACTCGAGGCCTTGCGCGAGGAGCTTGAAGGTAAATAGGGAACCGCCGCTCTAGTGCGGGGTTTAGAAGGGAGTGTCTTTAACGGGAGAAACCATGCATATCGTTGATGCGGCGAAGAACAAGGCCAAGAAAGTTATGGCGGATGTCGAAGAAAACATCGCCGAAACCGATATCTTGCACACCCTGAAGACCGAACACCGCGAAGTTGCGGCGCTCCTCAAGGAAATGGTCGAGGCGGAGAACGGCGCCAGCCGGAAGAAGCTGCTCGGCCAGATCAAGGCTGCGCTGATCCCTCATCTGCGGGCGGAAGAAAAAGTGGTCTATCAGCCGCTCATCGTCGACCGCGATAAGGGTCTGCGGACTGATGGATTCGAAGGCGAAGCCGAGCATCGCTTGGCCGACCGCCTTATGGACGAGTTGTCGGCGATTGAAAACGCTGCCTCGCCGGAATTTGCCGGAACGGCGAAGGTCTTGATGGAAATGATCGAGCACCACGTCAAAGAGGAAGAAGACGACATCTTCGATGACGTGAAGGAGAAGTTCTCCAAAGCCGAGCGCTTCGAGATGAACGAGGCCTTCCTGGCGGAGAAGACGAAAGTCAGCATCTCCTGAATGGTCAGGCGGTGTCCTGCTCGCGCCAGGCTTGCCGCACGATTTGGGTGGACGTACTCAGAAATAGGCTCGCCATCAGCGCAGCTACTCCGAGATCCGCCCATTTCGTGCCGGTGAGGCTCACAATTGCGGCCGCCGCCAGCACCGCTATGTTACCCAGCGCATCGTTGCGGGAGCAGAGCCAGACAGAACGAACATTCGCATCCCCATTGCGGAAACGCAGCAACAGCAATGCGGCCGTGACATTTACCGCGAGAGCCAAGGCACCGACTGCGCCCATGGTCGCCGCTTCGGGGACGCCACTCACAAACGTCCGCCAAACCGCGCTCGCCAATACAAAGATAGCGAAGCCGCCTAGCACCGCGCCCTTTAAAAGCGCCGCTCGCGCCCTTATCTTCATGCTGTGTCCGATGACGGCGAGGCTGATCGCATAGGTCGCGGTATCCCCGGCGAAGTCCAATGCATCCGATTGGAGGGAAAGAGAGCCGGAGAGCCGCCCGGCTATGATCTCGATCAGGAACATCGCCGCATTGAGGACGAGAACGATCCAGACGGTCCGGCGAAAGGCCACCGAGCCAGTTTCAACATTGGAAGCCACGTCCTCACACCCGCAATGGGGTTGCGGGGTCTCGACTTTCGGGGATGCGCAGGCGGAATCGCCACAACAGCTATTCGACATAGCCCTTTTTGCATCCTACAGTGACTGTAGGAGCAAGCCCGATGTCAAAAAAAGCCGAACCTCGCGATTATGCCATTGGCGATCTATCCCGCGAGACGGGCGTCAAGGTCACCACCATCCGCTATTACGAAAGCATCGGCCTTTTGGCCGAGCCGCCCCGTAGCGAAGGGGGCAGGCGGATGTATGGTGCCGCGCATCTGCGTCGTCTGAAATTCATCCGCCATGCTCGTGATCTCGGATTCGAGGTCGATGCGATCCGGGAAATGCTGGCCTTATCGGATGAGCCAGATAAGTCCTGCGCTCGCGTTGACGCCATTACGCGCCAGCATTTACTTGCGGTCGAAGACAAGATTTCTCGGCTGACGCTGTTGCGGAATGAGCTGTCGCGTATGATGAAAGCCTGCCGCCATGGCCGCGTGTCGGAGTGTCGAATTCTGGACACGCTGGCGGACCATGGCCGGTGCGAGAGCGGCCATGGCGCCTTGCGGGTGTGACTACTTGGTGTGTGTGTTGAGCCAGCTCAGCACTTCGTCGTGCCATTGCACCGAGTTCTGCGGCTTCAGCACCCAGTGGTTTTCATCCGGGAAATAGAGCAGCTTGCTCTCAACGCCGCGCCGCTGCGCTATCGTGAAGGCGCCAATCGCCTGATCCAGCGGAATGCGATAATCGCGGCCGCCCTGCACAAACAGGATCGGCTTGTCCCAAGCCTTCACATGATTGATCGGGTTGAAGCGCTCATAATTCTGCGGCACATCATACACCGTGCCGCCGCGCTCCCATTCGTCGAACCACAGCTCTTCTGTGGCGTAGCCCATGCCACGGCTATCGAACACGCCGTCATGGCTGACCAGACACTTGAAGGGCGCGCTCCAATTACCAGCGATCCAGTTGACCATGAAGCCGCCATAGGATCCGCCGAGGGCGCAGGCGCGCTTGCCATCCAGGAAGTCGTACTTATCTAGAGCATAGGACCAGCCTTTCTGCAGATCCTCCAGCGGGCGGTCACCCCAATGCTGGCTGATGCTGTCGGTAAAGGCTTGGCCATAGCCGGTGGAGCCGTGGAAGTCGATCATCACCGCGGCATAGCCTGCGCCCGCATAGACCTGGGCGTTCCAGCGGTAATGGAAGTTATTGGCCATGGAGCCTTGCGGGCCGCCATGGATGAGGAGGGCGACGGGATACTTCTTACCGGGCTGATACCCCGCAGGCTTCACGACATAGCCGTGCACCGTCTCTCCATTCCAACCGGTGAAGCTGAATTGTTCGGGCGCGCCCATCGGCACGTCCTTCAGCTTATCGGCGTTGAGATGGGTGAGCCTGGTGGCTTTGCCGCCGAAGGGCTGAACATAAAGCTGCGCCGGGCTGGTGAGCGTGTCCTGGGCGAAGACGAGGCCCTTGGGCGTCTGGTCGAAGCCGCCGACATGGCCTTGTCCCGTCAGCGCCGAAACCTTCCCGTTCATCGGATCGATCGAGAAGACCTTGTGCTGGCCGATATCATCGCTCGCGACCAGAATGCGTTTGCCGTCATGCGACCATTGCGCGCCTTCGGCGGAGTGGTCCCAATTGGGGGCGACCTCATGGGTTTCGCCGGTGGCGACATTGCGCAGCATCAGGCCGAAGCGGTCGGCTTCGAAGCCCGGGCGCTTCATGGCGGAATAGGCGAGCCATTTGCCATCGGGCGAGAAGGCGGGGGCCGCATCCCAGGCCGGATTGGTCGGCGTCAGATCGACCGGAGCCTTGGAGCCGTCCAGAGGCACCTGCCAAAGGTCGAAATTGGTCGTCCAGGGTTCGGATTTGCCAGCGATCTTGGCGGAGAAGACGAGGGTCTTCGAATCCGGGGAGATGTCGAAGTCGCCATCGCCGCCGAAGGGTTTGGTCGGGGCATCGCCATCAAAGTCAGCCATCAGCGCGATGGGGGCACCTTCGGCGATCCCTTGGGCATTCAGATGCAGCGCATAAAGATGATTGCGGGTGCCGTCCGCCCATTCATCCCAATGGCGCACGAAAACGCGGTCATAGACAACGCCGGTGGTCTTTTGGGTTTCTTTGGCTTTGTTGCGTTCGACGGTGCAGGCGATGTCTTTGCAATCGGGGAAAACGGTCTGGCTGATCACCAGCGTTTTGCTATCCGGCGAAAGTTTGAAGGCGCCGACATCAAGCTCAGCATGGGTGACTTGCACGGCCTTCTCGCCTTTGACACCTGTACGATAAACCTGTGCCGTGCCGCTGCGGCTGGAAATGAAATAGATATTGCCATCCGCACCCCAGCGTCCGCTCGAGGTGCCGCCTTGCGAGATGGCGAGTTTGCGGGTGGCTTTGGTCTTGAGGTCGAGGAGCCACAGCGCATGCGCCGATTTGTTAGCGCCGAAATCGACCGTGCGCAGATCGTAGAGCACGTATTTGCCATCGGGCGAGACGCGCGGATCATCGAGCCGGTCCAGGCTCGCCATCAGTTTGGCGGTGAATGGTTCGGCGGTGGTGGGCTGGGCAAAGAGTGCGGTAAGCGCGGCCGCCGTCAGGGCGGCGGACAACAGACGGGTCATGAAGTAAGTGCTCGGAAAGTGACGCTGCCGAACTTAGCGGCAGTTGCGCCTCCGTGCGAGATGCTGGCCTGCCGCGCCAGTGCCCAAGTCTGGGGAAAACCGCAGCTTTCAGGCGGGGGAATTCTCACTTATTTGTGAATCGCTTCAGGCCTAGCAATCAACCCCAAACTCTGACGGCGCACCAAAGACGCGTAATACCCATTTGAGGCGACCAGATCTCTATGCGTGCCACTCTCGGCGATTACGGCCATGCGCTGGTAATGGCGGTCAACCGTGCCAGCGCAATGGCAATATTGCTGGTCGCGCCAAAGACTGGGTTCATCCAGCCGAAAACACCCGAGTCGTATCGGGTACTTACAAACCGGTTGATCCGCAGGAACGCGTGGCAGACGTTTGTTGCTGGAGAAACTGGCTTCCCTGTGCCGGGCGGAGCGAGTCAGTGTCCTGACACGCTCCGCGCCCGGTCAAGGTCAGCGCGTAAAGCGCCGCAGGCCTTCCATGAAGGCGGCCAGTTCAGCTTTATTGAACTTCGACGACATCCACTTTTCGTGCTCATGGATGGCCGTTTTGGCCTGAGCCAGGACCTTGCGGCCTTTGGCGGTTACGTAGAGTTCCTGACGGCGGCCGTCTTCGGCAGAACGCTTGCGCACAATCAAGCCGCGTTCTTCAAGTCGGTCCACGATCGCCATCATCGAGGCCCTATCCATACCGAGCTCATTTGCGAGCGCGATCTGCGATACAGCCGGATTGGCATCAATGAGCCAAAGCACACCTGTTTGCTTTTGCGTCAAGTCGAGGCGCGCCATAGCGTCCTCAAAGTGGCGGCGGACGGCAACATACGCCCAGCGGAGCTGGTAGCCGACATTATCGTCGAGTTTGTTATGACGAAGCGCGGGTTTTTCGGAGGTCGCGGGGGACGCGGACTTGCGCTCGCGCCGTGTCGAGGTCTGTTCCATTAGCATTGCGTTGGGAGATTTCCTGCTGCGGGGGTACTTATCGCAAAGACATCGTAACGATGCACGTAACCTGACGCAACGCTCAGTATTCGAAACAGTACAGTTGGCTACGCGACATATGGAGGCGTAACCGCGTCAAAGATGCCCTCGAAAGATGCCGCTTTCTTTCTTCCAGCAAGTGCTATGACTGAACTAGACGCGCGCTTGCCGCGAGCAATAATGTTGTGCAATTAAGAATTGCTCATGCTCTAGGGGTTTTCACGCACCTGCTTATGACTTTTCTGCGAGGTTGTGGGATTTCCAGTTTCACCTTTGTTTTCTTTGTTTTTTCCGTCTGTTCCGACTGTTTTTCACGGTGTGTTTGACTTGCTCAGTGCCGCCTTCCGCAGGCTGATCATATTTATTGAGATTGGGCATAGAGTTCCTCGTTGATGTCCATGATGCAACGGCCCGCGGAAGGTACGGGTTCAGCCGCGCTATCCCGTCGCCATGTGCCACGCGCTCGACGAGTTGCTTGATGACAATGATGTGAGTGAGTTTGCAGGCGCTAGTGACGATGAAAGACCCGCGAGCGGTTGTGATCGCGAATCACTTGGCTGCAAAATCAGCAGCCCGTCGTGTTCTGGAGAGTCCGCTGCGATTTCTTTCGCGATGTTTAGACTCGTCCCCGCGAGCTTTATGGACTTATCAGAAAAGCGGAGTATCTCGATGGAGGTTAGCACGTCCGAAACGCCGCTGCCCGTCACCAGGTAGCTACCGTTGCTGTTTTTGGTGAGGCGATAACTGGCGGCTGTTCCGCTATAAACGGCTGTATCCGTTCCAGCTCCACCATTAAGGGTGTTGCTACCTTTACCGCCGCTTAGAACGTCATTACCGCTTCCGCCCGTGATCTTGTCTGCTCCAGCGCCACCAATCACCGTATCGCCATAATTGTTACACATCACGGTCGAGCCGCCTTGTGTGCATACCAGCTTATTTATCTGTGTGCCGAACGCGATCCCGATGTTGTTAGTGAGCCCGCTGGTGCTCGAATAGGTGCCGGGATTGAGATTGATATTAGCTGTTCCCGTGAAGCCGGAGAGATCCAGTGTATTATTGCTGCCTTTGTCCCAAATCGTGATGATGGGTTTTGCATTCTGGGTGAAATCGAAAAATGGTCTAATTGCGCCTGAAATATTGCAGTTAAACCCGAATACTTGGCCACCAGACAGCGGCGTGTTCACCGGCACACCATAAAGGCGCTGGATCGCCTGAATATCGAGAACCATGGGTGTTGTTGGCTCTCCGCCGTACCATTTGGCACCCGTTGAGCCATATTTACTCGCCACATCTGGATTAATGTAGCTCATGACCGTCCATTGGCGGTTGTCATAAGCGCTATATTGTTGCGTCATCGTATTGATGCTGCCGTCATAAGGCCCTGCATGGCCTAAGCCGAGGGCGTGGCCCTCTTCATGCAGCAAATTCTCGATGGTGAAGCCCCCGTTTGTAGCAAGGGTGGAAATAGGGCCAAAAGAGGTGCCTGTAGTGTCGATATTCACCGAAGAGCGGGTGAGGCGGCCAAGAACCTTGCCTCCGGTCACACATGCATCTGCCGATGGACTGTAGAGTGCATAAGCATATGAGCCGTTGTCATTAGTACGGTTGAAAGTAATCCCCGCGCCTGACGCCGTGGTTGTTTTCACAAATGAGATATTGGCGACCGCCGACCACAAGGCCAGCCCTGCGCTCAGCCATTTTTGCTCTGTGGCGGTCCAGGCGGAGGCGGGATTAAAATAGTAAGAGACCGTACCGCCAGATGTCCCGGCCGTCGTACCTCCAAACTTGCGCGCGGTTGTCCAACCGCTGTTGTAGGTTGCAGGTGTCTTTTTATCCCAACCGTAGAAACTAGTGCGGGCGAGAGTGCCATCGGCATTCACACTGGAAAGAAAGGTGACTTCGTCGTTTGAACTCGGCGAGGCCGTCATTTGGTAATTCCCTCAAAGCGCGCAAACGCCCGATACGGCTGCGAAGATCAGTCGCTGCGCGGTTCAGTAGTTGTGGTGGACCCGTTATGCACCCAGCATGGCCCGACCTTTCGGAGGGCCGCGGCGGACATTGGTGGAGTCTTTTCACGCTGTCGCGGGGCAAATGCCGCGGTCACAAACTTCTCACGGCGGCCCGACTTGAGGTTGCGACGGGAGAAAGGCTGGACAACCTTGTGGCGGCTTTGTAAACCCGCGCCCGCATTTTGCCTGGATTCCCGTCATGAAAACTTTCTCGGGCCGCGCCATTCTGGCGGGCGAAGCGCCTCAAGACGAAACTGTCATCGTCAAAGGCTGGGTGCGGACACGCCGCGATTCCAAGGCCGGAATTTCCTTCGTGCAGGTTTCTGATGGCTCCTGCTTTCATCCGGTTCAGGTCGTGGTGCCCTCGACATTGGGCAATTACGCCAGCGAGGTGCTCCGGCTGACGGCGGGTTGTGCAGTCGAAGCCAGGGGCAAGATCGTGCCGTCTCCGGCCAAGGGGCAGCCCTTCGAGATGCAGGCCGAGGAGATCATCGTGGTGGGTTGGGTGGAAGATCCGGACCATTATCCGATCCAGCCTAAGCCGCATTCGGTCGAATATCTGCGCGAAGTCGCACACCTGCGTCCTCGCACCAATATCATCAGTGCCGCGACCCGCGTTCGCCACACCTTGGCGCAGGCCATTCATGGCTTTTTCGATGCTCAGGAATTTGTCTGGGTGAACACGCCCATCATCACCGCGTCCGATGCCGAAGGAGCTGGTGCCATGTTCCGGGTATCGACCCTGGATCTTGCCAATCTGCCGCGGGACGATAAGGGCAAAATCGACTTTACGAAGGATTTCTTCGGCAAGGAAGCGTTCCTGACCGTCTCAGGCCAGCTCAATGTCGAGACCTATTGTATGGCGATGTCCAAGGTCTACACCTTTGGGCCGACGTTCCGGGCCGAAAATTCCAACACCTCACGCCATCTGGCGGAATTTTGGATGGTGGAGCCGGAAATCGCTTTCGCCAATCTCGCCGATGATGCCACCCTTGCCGAAGCCTTGCTAAAACATGTCTTCAAGACGCTGCTCGATAAGCGTGGCGATGATCTTGCCTTCTTTGACGAGCGGGTGGAGAAGGGACTGGTCGCCAAGCTCGAAGGCATCGTGAATTCCGACTTCGTGCGCATGGATTACACCGAAGCGGTGTCAATTCTGGAGCGGACGAAGGAAAAATTCGAATACCCGGTGAGCTGGGGTACGGATTTGCAGTCCGAACATGAGCGTTATTTGACCGAAAAGCATGTCGGCAAGCCGGTCGTGTTGATGAACTACCCCAAATCCATCAAGGCGTTCTACATGCGCGTGAACGACGACGAAAAGACCGTCGCCGCTATGGATGTGCTCGCGCCCGGGATTGGCGAAATCATTGGTGGCAGCCAGCGCGAAGAGCGTCTGGACGTGCTCGACGCCCGCATGGATGAGATCGGGATCGTCAAGGAAGCCTATGATTGGTATCGCGATCTGCGCCGCTATGGGACGGTGCCGCATGCCGGGTTTGGGCTTGGTTTTGAGCGGACGCTGATCTACGCGACCGGTCTTTCCAATGTGCGTGACGCTATTCCGTTCCCGCGTACGCCCGGCAATGCCCGCTATTGAGCCTGCAATACGGCGGGCATAACACAGACAATTGATTGAGCCTTGTATGTTCACACGCTAGTCTCCCTCCGAACCAGTACAAATGGTCTGAGGGAGACGGCGATGCGGGACAATTTCGGCGTGTGTGGGCGTCGGGCCTTTCTGGGCGGCGTCTCTGGCGCGACCATGGCCGCGTTTTCACCATCTCTCGCAGCGATAAAGCACGATGCTTTGAATTTGGCGCTGGTAGCCAAGGTGATGGTCTCTTCCCGCACCAGCAAGGCAGAGCGCGAAAGCCTTAATAGCGGATACACGCCGCAGAGCTCGTCCGATTCCAGCCGAGACGCGTTGCGTTTCTGGGAGCCACCCGCGCCCCAATGGATCGAGTATAGCTGGTCCAAGCCGGTTACCATCGACCAAGCCGAGATCTATTGGCATGCCGCGGGAAGCTGGCTCTATTTGCCCAAGAGCTATCGCATTCTGACTTGGAATGGGCAGGCATTTGAAGCGGTGGTGGCGACCAAGGGGCAGGAAGTCGCCAAAGACAGTTTCAACATCACCAAGTTCAAGCCGGTAAAGACCACTCGCATCCGGCTGGAAGTGACGCCTGATGGGAAAAAGTCCTTTGCGCTTTTGCAGTGGCGTGTGCTCGGGCAGGCGTCCGATCTTCCCCCATTATTGGATGCAGGGCTTGATCGCACGCTGGTCGTCGGTGCCTCGACCTATCTTCAAGGCAAGGCGCGCTGGCTGAGCGAGGGACCCGGTCATGCCGTGTTATGGGCACAAAAAAGCGGTCCGTCTAAGCTGGCATTCGCAGACCCCGCCTCTGCCGAAACCACCGCATCGGCGACTACGCCAGGGGCATATGAGCTGCAGCTTGCGGCACATGATGGCAAAGGCCTCGCCACGTCGACCGTGCGGGTAAAAGTCGAAGAGCCGCCACCGCCGCAGCGTCTCGATGTGGTTTATACCACGCCTTACAGCATCGATAGTCCGTTCTGGAAAGCGCGCACCAAGGCGATGATTGTCAATTGGATTCCGCACTGCATCGCCTATTGCGAGCGGACGGATCTGAAAATC encodes:
- a CDS encoding hemerythrin domain-containing protein, with the protein product MHIVDAAKNKAKKVMADVEENIAETDILHTLKTEHREVAALLKEMVEAENGASRKKLLGQIKAALIPHLRAEEKVVYQPLIVDRDKGLRTDGFEGEAEHRLADRLMDELSAIENAASPEFAGTAKVLMEMIEHHVKEEEDDIFDDVKEKFSKAERFEMNEAFLAEKTKVSIS
- a CDS encoding cation transporter, which produces MASNVETGSVAFRRTVWIVLVLNAAMFLIEIIAGRLSGSLSLQSDALDFAGDTATYAISLAVIGHSMKIRARAALLKGAVLGGFAIFVLASAVWRTFVSGVPEAATMGAVGALALAVNVTAALLLLRFRNGDANVRSVWLCSRNDALGNIAVLAAAAIVSLTGTKWADLGVAALMASLFLSTSTQIVRQAWREQDTA
- a CDS encoding ABC-F family ATP-binding cassette domain-containing protein: MPAPLLTLQDVRLTIGTSPLLDGAELFVEPGDRICLVGRNGSGKSTLLKIAAGMLEPDAGRRFAQPGATIRYLPQEPDLSGYPDAFHYVAAGLSPGDGEARAHYLLGKLGLTGEEDVTTLSGGQARRAALARVLAPRPDILLLDEPTNHLDLPAIEWLQEELESMPGALVLISHDRRFLTDLSRATIWLDRGKTRRTDRGFGIFESWRDQLLEEEERDRQKLNRKIAAEEHWVRYGVTARRKRNVRRMAGLAELRQQKREARRQLGQVNFQVSEAANAGTRVIEANNISKAYGDKQVVKDFSTRILRGDRIGLIGANGAGKTTLLNLLTGRLKPDSGFVQLGTNLVLVNLDQTRTLLDSTASLKEVLTDGRGDRVEVGGEWRHVTSYMKDFLFTPEQAGTSVNVLSGGERARLLLAKVLAKPGNLLVLDEPTNDLDLETLDLLEEMIDDYPGTVLLVSHDRDFLDRTVTAVLFAEGNGSFTEYAGGYSDMMAQRGGGVEATRLEKAEKKEKAVPRVKADAPKRKLSFNEKHALEKLPGEIDKLTAQIDKLQSQLNDPKAYQDSKKFAELTAALGKAEAERSAAEDRWLELEALREELEGK
- a CDS encoding PAS domain-containing sensor histidine kinase, with the protein product MSLRPKRKAKHPSSYSFGSDRFGASFGSAYEEQTILLRSIFELSNDAIYTKSLDGIITSWNGAAEAMFGYSADEVIGLPMSILVPAECREEETAVREAIARGEVLRHYEAVRLRKDGSRFIASISGSPILDLNGNIVGISKILRDISEAKAAESALKLHADVFKLSFDAIILWRLDSTIEAWNSGAEMLYGFSEAEAVGRVTHDLLQTIHPIPWLKIRAALLEKGFWQGELRHRTRDGREVIVSARKQLMRGVDGIARVIETNRDVTEQKCSEEALRRSEERYRLLHDSMRDAFVQTSLDGKILDLNETYCQMLGYSAEELRAKTYQDLTPERWHAVDESQVTGAVLTRGYSDVYEKEYRRKDGSIIPVELRVNVATDVHGNPESLWAIVRDLSEKRHFSRNIDRMRTELAHVGRLSELGQVSAGIAHELNQPLAAMMNYSSLAKRLISSGGKKELVRAQSAISKAVGQAQRASEIIRRMRGFIEHRETKRKDESVNAIVEEALALGLIGTHGEGIAPILELAPDLPSVFVDRLQVQQVLVNLLRNAVEAMGESPRRELVLSTGRNSHGEVEVAVRDSGHGIPQETLRKLFMPFFTTKPGGMGIGLLISQSIVEAHGGQITVESEEGKGSVFRFTLPAGTA
- a CDS encoding MerR family transcriptional regulator — its product is MSKKAEPRDYAIGDLSRETGVKVTTIRYYESIGLLAEPPRSEGGRRMYGAAHLRRLKFIRHARDLGFEVDAIREMLALSDEPDKSCARVDAITRQHLLAVEDKISRLTLLRNELSRMMKACRHGRVSECRILDTLADHGRCESGHGALRV
- a CDS encoding DUF2934 domain-containing protein, with the translated sequence MPFHYALNGVAASRVVAAEANRAGNAMDRDEHIRNRAHSIWESEGRPHGRDVEHWQRASRELDGHKGDGLGSEQSPGEVSPSGTLTGSHPPAATPTGRDPKGTTPPDADAGALAGDPVSGLSDIPDRMAVDDLKIDGPGPSDNQPATGRSKLVGS